One part of the Chryseobacterium mulctrae genome encodes these proteins:
- a CDS encoding four helix bundle protein, translated as MSFKFEKLIIWQDSMNFAETIFKMTLNFPKEEIYNLTSQIRRASDSIALNISEGSILQSNLEFKRFLGYSIRSVAEVVTCLYKAKNRNYIDENSFQDCYNFAYKLMNHIIAFRNKLN; from the coding sequence ATGAGTTTTAAGTTTGAAAAATTAATTATTTGGCAGGATTCTATGAATTTTGCTGAAACTATTTTCAAAATGACGCTCAATTTCCCCAAGGAGGAGATCTACAACTTAACTTCACAAATAAGACGGGCTTCAGATTCAATAGCATTAAATATATCAGAAGGAAGTATTTTACAAAGTAATTTAGAATTCAAAAGATTTTTAGGATATTCAATAAGATCCGTTGCCGAAGTTGTAACTTGTCTTTATAAAGCAAAAAACAGAAACTATATTGATGAAAATAGTTTTCAGGATTGCTATAACTTTGCCTACAAGTTGATGAATCACATCATTGCTTTTAGAAATAAACTTAATTAA